The following proteins come from a genomic window of Anopheles ziemanni chromosome 3, idAnoZiCoDA_A2_x.2, whole genome shotgun sequence:
- the LOC131289027 gene encoding HEAT repeat-containing protein 5B isoform X1 — MELSHSLTLNEAALAQLPEQKRPVFIFEWLRFLDKVLVAAQKSDIKGCQKKLVEQLTQHIQGAPGPPTRKLIARCLATLFSVGDTFLLFETVNKCNDILKNKDDSPSYLPTRLAATCVVGCMYEKLGRMMGRSYEETVQILLKSLKNAESQSRIEIMMTLEKVCAGMGSAISNVHKDIYKAVRYCLTDRVMAVRVAASNCLLEMTKHAPFLYTTELESLASLCFRAFDSCNYEVRCAVAKLLGTLIACTQNGSLRNFSSMTASSSSTKSLRPVSLDEALGVLMAGFLRGGVSFLKGTGEIIKGSSGVNREVRVGVTHAYVVFVQTMGGLWLERNMQSFLVHVLDLVANPKAASSHVDAVYSRKCINFILRSVIGKMLGEKAQSSACKELIHLIAKQMNSIDFNPENAKDSNQETLFSQHLLVCALQELGSLVLLLGTTAQNLLADQQLNFIDAVCAVLIHPCMAARLAAAWCLRCVCVAVPSQITPLIDRFIEAIEKMRTSPDAISGYSGALAAVLGGVRYSPLGIPHTRGKVIFNTAEELLRTASQNSRLSLNRTQAGWLLIGGIMTLGVPVVKGLLPRMLLLWRNAFPRSTKELESEKARGDAFTWQVTLEGRAGALSVMHSFLLHCPELVTDDITRRLLTPIESALAMLINITSVLKTYGQHLKAPTAMVRLRLYETLSLLPATALESSYTHLLRMLVSEFTLTENPANTTTSFLRQMCHGNDSIILGTWLQDTDHRTIEDQLQPNSAAGSGALEHDACCLYRAIAPGEQCPGPLPLGVAVIDMSVTLFGLIFPKVANKHRLQMLEHFGECIKHAKSSRQEAVQMNIFTALLSGLKGLTETKSAIGQDDVRKSATNLIINALTSANPILRCAAGEALGRIAQVVGDSRVTAELAQTSFDRLKSARDVVTRTGHSLALGCLHRYVGGMGSSQHLNTSVSILLALAQDGSSPVVQVWSLYALSLIADSGGPMFRGYVEPTLSLALKLLLTVPQSHVDVHQCIGRVLSALITTIGPELQGDSNSVATARASFLCAAAIMQAHSDPLVQAEATGCLQQLHLFAPRNVNLSSLVPNLCQNLSSNYLTLRKAAVSCLRQLTTREAKEVCEHAANLVSDEDRYALSDYGLPGVLFGMLDTESDSQMVRNIHDTITSMLQILAAENLSQWLSMCKNVLTVASDASVGADAGAGGASGSGKDGATGTTDGDGNDADDDDDDDDDDDNIEFHAEDHQATHPAVQPRWPTRVFAAECVRKVIATCENASSNHFDLVAAKEMQMTKSRGDFLVLHLSDLIRMAFMAATSDSDQLRLEGLKTLQEIIDKFAHVPEPEFPGHLLLEQFQAQVGAALRPAFSQDTPSHVTAAACEVCSAWIGSGVARDLNDLRRVHQLLVSNLSKLNSRTNSTQLYNESMATLEKLSILKAWGQVYIMAMVGHGAAPASQMLKTLHTVSGGQSLSSSTAQPKEFNRLAFDEEFGDFESRGESLLSLVQPELDNLSKHWLAALKDYALLSLPAEYASQLPHDGGAFYTNDTMNLSKPHYLISWPPILYAAALWLNAEGFVKGEHRLSQEQEEDKANANDVASLAAPGSRGQSGSTPTVPTISHGSLSADRFHLIFGICMEALCSTRTNEKLDSVIACLQSLYTIFDSQWSREMLMENKTLPVELCNVLHRLILTRDSVEVQYLCISILKQTIAAANECLEREKNDERRKLMVANGPSRGEEGEILPGKSLVYAVLEVVLCLLARQIPNMNPSQSTRVANEQLQRQLAQAQHGLIKLGDDNSLLVANAIQSLNDLPKLCSPLGALSILPTILYLTTGVIKEVATKSVHDESLTAGTNVVQVAVQLLRTLATDRYGKHEQSGEEWRKLLQSALGRIIDLTKTGCEETKMDEVTVMLAIAVFLLHSPSAVVSVPNLQYPCINHFRQCFQSASLPVRLKCVQTMRSIFANADLKVSTPYIHALAPRLIEHLYSEQARNPTNEQELALVVEGVTTVETLIALAEPQNRIQMLTLLVPILINYLDDPDKQQQPQQRGGSISAKPTTKYTNALNDHAIQWLMKIGPKYPQEFKTLMAQAPELRRKLEAAIKRSQMNASLQKSKSEAANAAARNSAAQQQKPTIQLKTDFSNFNFA, encoded by the exons ATGGAGCTTTCGCACAGTCTCACGCTGAACGAGGCAGCCCTCGCGCAGCTTCCCGAGCAGAAGCGACCGGTGTTCATCTTCGAGTGGTTGCGCTTCCTGGACAAGGTGCTGGTGGCGGCGCAAAAATCCGACATCAAGGGCTGCCAGAAGAAGCTGGTGGAGCAGCTGACCCAGCACATCCAGGGGGCACCGGGGCCACCGACGCGTAAGCTCATAGCTCGCTGCCTGGCCACCCTCTTCTCGGTCGGCGACACATTCCTGCTGTTCGAGACGGTGAACAAGTGCAACGACATACTGAAGAACAAGGATGACTCGCCCAGCTACCTGCCGACGCGGTTGGCAGCGACCTGCGTGGTGGGCTGCATGTACGAGAAGCTCGGCCGCATGATGGGCCGATCGTACGAGGAAACGGTACAGATCCTGCTGAAATCGCTCAAGAACGCCGAATCGCAGTCGCGCATCGAAATCATGATGACGCTGGAGAAGGTGTGCGCCGGCATGGGTTCGGCCATCTCGAACGTGCACAAGGACATCTACAAGGCGGTCCGGTACTGCCTGACCGATCGCGTGATGGCGGTCCGCGTGGCGGCCTCCAACTGCCTGCTGGAGATGACGAAGCACGCACCGTTCCTGTACACGACCGAGCTGGAAAGTTTGGCGTCGCTGTGCTTCCGTGCGTTCGACAGCTGCAACTACGAGGTACGGTGTGCCGTGGCCAAACTGCTCGGTACGCTCATCGCTTGCACGCAGAACGGCAGCTTGCGTAACTTTAGCAGCATGACGGCGTCCTCGTCGAGCACGAAATCGCTGCGCCCGGTGTCGCTGGACGAGGCGCTCGGCGTTCTGATGGCTGGCTTTCTCCGGGGCGGCGTGTCGTTCCTGAAGGGTACCGGGGAGATTATTAAGGGCAGTTCGGGTGTAAACCGCGAGGTACGGGTGGGTGTTACACACGCGTACGTCGTGTTCGTGCAGACCATGGGCGGGTTGTGGTTGGAACGCAACATGCAATCGTTTCTGGTGCACGTGCTCGATCTGGTGGCGAATCCGAAGGCGGCCTCGTCGCACGTGGATGCGGTGTACTCGCGCAAGTGCATCAACTTTATCCTGCGCTCCGTCATCGGGAAGATGCTGGGCGAGAAGGCGCAATCGTCCGCCTGCAAAGAGCTGATCCATCTCATCGCCAAGCAGATGAACTCGATCGATTTCAATCCGGAAAATGCCAAGGACTCCAACCAGGAGACACTGTTCAGTCAGCATCTGCTCGTGTGCGCCCTGCAGGAGCTGGGCAgcttggtgctgctgctcggtACGACGGCCCAAAACCTTCTGGCCGATCAGCAGCTGAACTTTATCGATGCCGTCTGTGCGGTGCTCATACATCCTTGCATGGCCGCTCGGCTGGCGGCGGCCTGGTGTTTACGGTGCGTTTGCGTAGCCGTACCGAGCCAGATCACGCCACTGATCGATCGGTTTATAGAGGCGATCGAAAAGATGCGCACCTCACCGGACGCCATCTCCGGGTACAGTGGGGCTCTGGCGGCCGTCCTCGGTGGGGTACGGTATTCTCCACTCGGCATACCGCACACACGGGGGAAAGTCATCTTTAACACGGCCGAAGAGCTGCTCCGTACGGCTAGTCAAAACAGTCGCCTGTCATTGAACCGAACGCAGGCGGGATGGTTGCTGATTGGAGGCATCATGACGCTGGGCGTTCCGGTGGTGAAAGGGTTGCTGCCGAGGATGCTTCTACTTTGGCGCAACGCGTTCCCACGCTCGACGAAGGAGCTGGAGTCGGAGAAGGCTCGCGGGGACGCCTTTACCTGGCAGGTCACGCTTGAGGGCCGCGCTGGGGCATTATCGGTAATGCACAGCTTCCTGCTGCATTGTCCGGAGCTAGTGACGGATGATATTACGCGCCGACTGCTGACGCCGATTGAAAGTGCGCTGGCCATGCTGATCAA CATAACATCCGTGTTGAAAACCTACGGACAACACCTGAAGGCCCCGACGGCCATGGTACGACTGCGGCTGTACGAAACACTCTCCCTGTTGCCGGCGACCGCCCTCGAGTCGTCTTATACGCACCTACTCCGGATGCTCGTGTCGGAGTTCACGCTGACGGAAAATCCGGCCAACACGACCACCTCTTTTCTACGGCAGATGTGTCACGGTAACGATTCGATCATACTCGGCACCTGGCTGCAGGACACCGACCATCGCACAATCGAGGACCAG CTTCAACCGAACAGTGCTGCCGGTTCCGGTGCACTGGAGCATGACGCCTGCTGCCTGTATCGTGCGATCGCCCCCGGTGAGCAGTGTCCGGGTCCGCTACCACTCGGTGTGGCCGTTATCGACATGTCCGTGACGCTGTTTGGGCTGATCTTCCCGAAGGTGGCGAACAAACACCGTCTGCAGATGCTCGAGCACTTTGGCGAGTGCATTAAGCACGCCAAAAGCTCCCGCCAGGAGGCGGTCCAGATGAACATCTTTACTGCGCTACTCAGCGGTTTGAAGGGGCTAACCGAGACGAAGTCGGCCATCGGACAGGACGATGTGAGGAAGAGTGCCACGAACTTGATCATCAACGCGCTGACTAGCGCGAATCCGATCCTCCGTTGTGCGGCCGGTGAAGCTTTGGGTCGTATCGCGCAGGTGGTCGGCGATTCGCGGGTAACGGCCGAGCTGGCACAAACCAGCTTCGATCGGTTAAAATCGGCCCGCGATGTGGTGACACGGACGGGGCACTCGTTGGCGCTTGGATGTTTACATCGGTACGTCGGAGGAATGGGTTCGTCGCAGCATTTGAATACGAGTGTTTCGATTCTACTGGCCCTTGCCCAGGATGGCAGTTCCCCCGTGGTGCAGGTGTGGTCACTGTACGCCCTCTCACTGATAGCGGACTCCGGAGGGCCCATGTTCCGAGGGTACGTCGAGCCAACGCTTTCGCTCGCCCTGAAGCTTCTCCTGACGGTTCCGCAGTCGCACGTGGACGTACACCAGTGCATCGGTCGGGTGCTGAGTGCGTTGATTACGACGATCGGCCCGGAACTGCAGGGTGATTCCAATTCCGTAGCAACCGCACGCGCGTCGTTCCTCTGTGCGGCGGCCATCATGCAGGCGCACTCGGATCCGCTCGTGCAGGCGGAAGCAACCGGTTGCCTACAGCAGTTACACCTCTTCGCTCCACGAAATGTCAACCTGTCGTCGCTAGTTCCTAATCTGTGTCAGAACCTTAGCAGTAACTATTTGACGTTGCGGAAGGCGGCCGTCTCGTGCTTGCGGCAGCTGACGACCCGTGAAGCGAAGGAGGTTTGTGAGCACGCGGCCAACCTGGTGAGCGACGAGGATCGGTACGCACTCTCGGACTACGGGCTGCCGGGCGTTTTGTTCGGAATGCTCGACACGGAAAGCGACAGTCAGATGGTACGAAACATCCACGACACAATCACCTCGATGCTGCAGATCCTGGCGGCGGAGAACCTGTCGCAGTGGTTGAGCATGTGCAAGAACGTGCTGACGGTGGCATCGGATGCTTCCGTTGGGGCAGATG CCGGAGCTGGTGGAGCTTCCGGATCGGGAAAGGATGGAGCAACCGGCACTACCGATGGTGACGGAAACGAtgccgacgatgacgatgacgacgatgatgatgatgataacatCGAGTTCCACGCAGAAGACCACCAGGCGACCCATCCGGCGGTACAACCACGCTGGCCAACGCGTGTCTTTGCCGCCGAATGTGTCCGCAAGGTGATCGCCACCTGCGAGAATGCCAGCTCGAACCACTTCGATCTGGTCGCTGCGAAGGAGATGCAGATGACGAAATCGAGGGGCGATTTTCTGGTGCTACACTTGTCCGACCTAATCCGGATGGCATTTATGGCGGCAACGAGCGATTCCGACCAGCTCCGGCTGGAGGGACTGAAGACGCTGCAAGAAATCATCGACAAGTTTGCGCACGTCCCAGAGCCGGAATTTCCCGGCCATCTGCTGCTCGAGCAGTTCCAGGCGCAGGTTGGGGCCGCATTGCGGCCAGCGTTCTCGCAGGATACACCATCGCACGTGACCGCGGCCGCTTGCGAGGTATGTAGCGCGTGGATTGGATCCGGTGTGGCACGGGACCTGAACGATTTGCGCCGTGTCCATCAGCTGCTGGTGTCGAACCTGAGCAAATTGAACAGCCGCACCAATAGCACGCAGCTTTACAACGAAAGTATGGCAACGCTGGAGAAGCTGAGCATCCTGAAGGCCTGGGGTCAGGTATACATCATGGCAATGGTGGGACACGGGGCAGCACCGGCTAGTCAGATGCTGAAAACACTCCACACCGTTTCGGGTGGCCAATCACTGTCGTCGTCAACGGCACAACCGAAGGAATTCAACCGTCTCGCGTTCGACGAAGAGTTTGGTGATTTCGAGAGCCGCGGGGAAAGCTTGCTCTCGCTGGTACAACCCGAACTGGACAACCTCTCCAAGCACTGGCTGGCGGCACTGAAGGACTACGCGTTGCTTTCCCTCCCGGCCGAGTACGCCAGCCAGCTACCGCACGATGGTGGTGCATTCTACACGAACGACACGATGAACCTTTCGAAACCGCACTATCTGATCTCGTGGCCACCGATTCTGTACGCCGCAGCACTCTGGCTGAACGCGGAAGGGTTCGTCAAGGGTGAGCACAGGCTGTCCCAGGAGCAGGAGGAAGACAAAGCGAACGCGAACGATGTAGCTTCGCTGGCGGCACCGGGAAGCAGAGGGCAGTCGGGCTCAACACCGACGGTGCCCACGATTTCGCACGGTAGCCTAAGTGCCGATCGGTTCCATCTTATTTTTGGCATCTGCATGGAAGCGCTGTGCAGTACGAGGACGAACGAAAAGCTGGACAGCGTTATCGCGTGTCTGCAGTCGTTGTACACCATCTTCGACTCGCAGTGGTCACGGGAGATGCTGATGGAGAACAAAACTCTACCGGTCGAGCTGTGTAACGTGCTGCACCGGTTAATCCTGACGCGTGACAGCGTGGAGGTTCAGTATCTGTGCATTTCCATTCTCAAGCAAACGATCGCCGCGGCCAATGAGTGTCTGGAGCGGGAGAAAAATGACGAACGAAGAAAGCTTATGGTTGCAAACGGCCccagta GAGGTGAAGAGGGTGAGATCCTTCCGGGCAAGTCGTTAGTGTACGCCGTGCTGGAAGTGGTCCTATGCCTGCTGGCAAGACAAATACCAAACATGAATCCATCGCAAAGTACACGCGTGGCCAACGAGCAGCTGCAGCGGCAACTGGCCCAGGCCCAGCACGGTCTCATCAAGCTCGGTGACGATAACAGTCTGCTGGTAGCGAATGCCATCCAGAGTTTGAACGACCTACCGAAACTCTGCTCGCCACTCGGGGCCCTCTCGATCCTACCCACCATCCTGTACCTTACGACGGGCGTAATCAAGGAGGTGGCCACCAAGTCGGTGCACGACGAGTCGCTGACTGCCGGCACGAACGTGGTGCAGGTGGCGGTGCAGCTACTGCGAACGCTTGCCACCGACCGGTACGGGAAGCACGAGCAGTCCGGCGAAGAATGGCGCAAACTGCTCCAGAGTGCGCTCGGTCGCATAATCGACCTCACGAAGACGGGCTGCGAGGAAACGAAGATGGACGAGGTGACGGTGATGCTGGCGATAGCGGTCTTTCTGCTGCACTCACCGTCGGCCGTGGTTTCGGTACCGAACTTGCAGTACCCGTGCATCAATCACTTCCGGCAGTGCTTTCAGAGTGCGTCGCTGCCGGTACGCCTGAAGTGCGTCCAGACGATGCGATCGATCTTTGCCAACGCCGACCTGAAGGTGTCGACGCCGTACATCCACGCACTGGCACCACGGCTGATCGAGCACCTCTACTCGGAGCAGGCGCGCAATCCAACGAACGAACAAGAGCTAGCGCTGGTGGTCGAAGGCGTAACGACGGTGGAAACGTTGATCGCGCTGGCCGAACCACAGAATC GAATTCAAATGCTCACATTGCTCGTCCCGATCCTTATCAACTATTTGGACGATCCGGACAAACAACAGCAGCCACAGCAACGAGGAGGCTCCATTAGCGCAAAGCCAACGACAAAGTACACGAACGCACTGAACGACCATGCCATCCAGTGGCTGATGAAGATTGGACCAAAGTATCCACAGGAGTTCAAGACCCTGATGGCGCAGGCACCGGAGCTCCGGCGCAAGCTAGAGGCGGCCATCAAGCGCAGCCAGATGAACGCGTCCCTGCAAAAGAGCAAGAGTGAGGCGGCGAACGCGGCCGCACGAAACAGTGCCGCCCAGCAGCAGAAGCCCACGATCCAGCTGAAGACGGACTTTAGTAATTTTAACTTTGcctaa